The Triticum dicoccoides isolate Atlit2015 ecotype Zavitan chromosome 6A, WEW_v2.0, whole genome shotgun sequence genome has a window encoding:
- the LOC119316947 gene encoding small nuclear ribonucleoprotein SmD1a-like: MKLVRFLMKLNNETVTIELKNGTTVHGTIIGVDISMNTHLKTVKLTLKGKNPVTLDHLSVRGNNIRYYILPDSLNLETLLVEETPRVKPKKPTAGKPMGRGRSRGRGRGRGRGR, from the exons ATGAAGCTCGTCAG ATTCTTGATGAAGCTGAACAACGAGACGGTGACCATCGAGCTCAAGAATGGCACCACCGTCCACGGCACCATCATTG GCGTCGACATCAGCATGAATACTCATCTGAAGACTGTCAAGCTTACACTGAAAGGGAAGAATCCTGTCACCCTTGACCACCTTAGTGTGAGGGGAAACAACATTCGATATTACATCCTTCCTGACAGCTTAAACCTGGAGACGTTGCTGGTTGAGGAAACACCAAGGGTGAAGCCTAAGAAGCCTACTGCAG GGAAACCTATGGGTCGTGGGCGCAGTCGTGGTCGTGGGCGCGGTCGTGGCAGGGGGCGCTGA